From a single Oceanobacillus kimchii X50 genomic region:
- the rnr gene encoding ribonuclease R, with product MKEQIIKYFKESGTKPLSVQEIEEEFQLENADEFKDLIKALNELELEGELVRTRKNRFGLPDKMNLVKGSIQMHAKGFAFLIPEDEDATDVYIHANDMGSAMNGDKVLVRLEKPYSEGARPEGKVIRIIERAVIQVVGTYEDNRSFGFVIADDKRIPSDIFIPKANTHGAVQGHKVIARISKYPEGRNSAEGEIIHILGHKNDPGIDILSIIHKHGIQVDFPEDVLEQAQKTPEEIHPEEIKGRRDLRNETIVTIDGADAKDLDDAVTVKKLDNGNYKLGVYIADVSHYVKEDSPIDREALERGTSVYLVDRVIPMIPHRLSNGICSLNPKVDRLTLGCEMEINHQGQVVEHEIFQSVIHSTERMTYSDVNKILVDEDEELRNKYEPLVPMFEEMEKLASILREKRFGRGAIDFDFKEAQVLVDDMGRPTDVAIRERSVAERLIEEFMLAANETIAEHFHWLDVPFIHRIHEEPDEGKLEKFFDFLAGLGISVKGTADDIHPQELQKVIDSIRGEPEEMIVSKLMLRSMQQAKYDPQSIGHFGLATDFYTHFTSPIRRYPDLIVHRLIRTYLIEKNMDSKTLKHWKSRMPEIARHTSERERRAVDAERDTDELKKAEYMKDKIGEEFTGLISSVTNFGMFVELENTVEGLIHVSYLTDDYYHFDERSQALIGERTANVYRVGDEVDVKVVDVNTDEYTVDFELVSSGKASPKKKKRQRIPKKVVQSSKKTKPKKKKNR from the coding sequence ATGAAAGAGCAAATTATAAAGTATTTTAAAGAATCTGGGACAAAACCATTGTCTGTACAAGAAATAGAGGAAGAATTTCAACTTGAGAATGCAGATGAATTCAAAGATTTAATCAAGGCGTTAAATGAATTAGAACTTGAAGGAGAATTAGTTCGAACAAGGAAAAATAGATTTGGGCTACCGGATAAGATGAATTTAGTAAAAGGAAGCATTCAAATGCACGCGAAAGGATTTGCATTCTTAATTCCTGAGGATGAGGATGCAACAGATGTATATATCCATGCAAATGATATGGGATCAGCAATGAATGGCGATAAAGTGTTAGTTCGCTTAGAAAAACCATATTCTGAGGGGGCAAGACCAGAAGGTAAAGTCATTCGTATTATAGAAAGAGCAGTCATTCAAGTAGTGGGTACGTATGAAGATAACCGTTCGTTTGGATTTGTTATAGCTGACGATAAGCGTATTCCAAGTGATATTTTTATCCCTAAAGCAAATACACATGGAGCAGTACAGGGACATAAGGTAATAGCTCGCATCTCCAAGTATCCCGAAGGCCGCAATAGTGCTGAAGGTGAAATTATTCATATTCTAGGTCATAAAAATGATCCAGGAATTGATATTCTATCGATTATTCATAAACATGGAATTCAAGTTGATTTTCCTGAAGATGTGCTAGAACAGGCACAAAAGACACCAGAAGAAATCCATCCAGAAGAGATAAAAGGGAGAAGAGATCTTCGAAATGAAACAATCGTTACAATTGATGGCGCAGATGCAAAAGACTTAGATGACGCAGTAACAGTTAAAAAACTAGATAACGGTAATTACAAACTTGGTGTATATATTGCTGATGTAAGTCATTACGTAAAGGAGGACTCTCCTATTGACCGTGAAGCTTTGGAAAGAGGAACAAGTGTTTATTTAGTTGATCGAGTTATTCCAATGATACCTCATCGACTATCTAATGGAATATGTTCGTTAAATCCTAAAGTTGATCGATTAACGCTTGGTTGTGAAATGGAAATTAATCATCAAGGCCAGGTAGTAGAACATGAAATTTTTCAAAGCGTCATTCATTCAACTGAACGCATGACTTATAGTGATGTGAATAAGATTCTGGTAGATGAAGATGAAGAACTACGAAACAAGTATGAACCACTTGTTCCGATGTTTGAGGAAATGGAGAAATTAGCTTCTATCTTAAGAGAAAAACGATTTGGCCGTGGTGCAATTGATTTTGATTTCAAAGAAGCTCAAGTTCTAGTAGATGATATGGGAAGACCAACCGATGTAGCGATAAGAGAACGCTCTGTTGCTGAGCGACTTATTGAAGAATTTATGCTTGCAGCGAATGAAACTATTGCTGAGCACTTTCACTGGTTGGATGTACCATTTATCCATCGTATCCATGAAGAACCAGATGAAGGGAAATTAGAAAAATTCTTTGACTTTTTAGCAGGTTTGGGTATTTCTGTTAAAGGTACAGCAGATGATATTCATCCTCAGGAACTACAGAAAGTTATTGATTCTATTCGCGGGGAACCAGAAGAGATGATTGTTTCTAAATTAATGTTACGTTCTATGCAGCAAGCTAAATATGATCCTCAAAGCATTGGACATTTTGGCTTAGCAACTGATTTCTATACACATTTCACATCTCCAATTAGACGTTATCCAGATTTAATCGTTCATCGATTAATTCGAACATACTTGATTGAAAAGAATATGGATAGTAAAACGTTGAAACATTGGAAATCTCGTATGCCTGAAATTGCTAGACATACTTCAGAGCGTGAAAGAAGAGCAGTTGATGCGGAACGTGATACGGATGAATTGAAAAAAGCAGAGTATATGAAAGACAAAATAGGTGAAGAGTTTACAGGATTAATTAGTTCAGTTACCAATTTTGGTATGTTTGTTGAATTAGAAAATACGGTAGAAGGTCTTATTCATGTCAGTTATTTAACAGATGATTATTACCACTTTGATGAACGTAGTCAAGCGCTGATTGGTGAGCGTACTGCGAATGTTTATCGTGTAGGTGATGAAGTAGATGTTAAAGTGGTGGATGTGAATACAGATGAGTACACAGTTGATTTTGAATTAGTTTCTTCTGGTAAAGCCAGTCCAAAAAAGAAAAAGAGACAGCGAATACCGAAAAAAGTAGTTCAATCTTCTAAAAAAACAAAGCCAAAGAAGAAAAAGAATAGATAA
- a CDS encoding alpha/beta hydrolase, giving the protein MKIKLPEPFTFEAGDKAVLLLHGFTGHSADVRMLGRFLEKKGYTSHAPIYRGHGQPPEELIKSNPEQWWADVEAAYNHLKDLGYEEIAVAGLSLGGVLGLKLAYSKKIKGIVTMCSPMFFDNEEELTKGFRQFSTEFKQLEKKDKEVIEDEVNQLMDKSKDLFKGVAKTINEVKSNIDMIYTPTFVVQARNDKMINTDSANYIYDNIEASQKEIKWYEESGHVITMDKEKEQLHEDIYQFLESLNW; this is encoded by the coding sequence ATGAAAATTAAGTTACCAGAGCCATTTACATTTGAAGCAGGAGATAAAGCAGTATTATTACTACATGGATTTACAGGTCATTCAGCAGACGTACGTATGTTAGGTAGATTTTTGGAGAAAAAAGGGTATACTTCTCATGCTCCAATTTATAGAGGACATGGACAACCACCTGAAGAATTAATTAAAAGTAACCCTGAACAATGGTGGGCAGATGTGGAAGCTGCATATAATCATCTGAAAGATTTGGGATATGAAGAAATTGCAGTTGCGGGTCTTTCCTTGGGAGGGGTTTTAGGACTTAAATTAGCTTATTCAAAAAAAATTAAAGGTATTGTAACTATGTGTTCTCCAATGTTCTTTGATAATGAAGAGGAATTAACAAAAGGGTTCCGTCAATTTTCTACAGAATTTAAACAATTGGAGAAGAAAGATAAAGAAGTTATCGAAGACGAAGTGAATCAATTGATGGATAAATCCAAAGACTTATTTAAAGGTGTAGCAAAGACGATTAATGAAGTAAAATCGAATATCGATATGATTTATACACCAACTTTTGTGGTACAGGCTAGAAATGACAAAATGATTAATACCGACAGTGCCAATTATATTTATGATAATATAGAAGCTTCCCAAAAAGAAATTAAATGGTATGAAGAGTCTGGACATGTAATAACGATGGATAAAGAAAAAGAACAGCTCCATGAAGATATTTATCAGTTTCTAGAGAGTTTAAATTGGTAA
- the secG gene encoding preprotein translocase subunit SecG: MITVINVLLVIDVIVMITLVLLQSGKSAGLSGAVSGGAEQLFGKQKARGIDLVLHRSTIVTGVLFFVLAFLAAYVLQ; this comes from the coding sequence ATGATTACTGTGATAAATGTATTGCTTGTTATTGATGTTATTGTGATGATTACACTTGTTTTATTACAATCTGGAAAAAGTGCTGGGTTATCAGGAGCCGTTTCCGGAGGAGCAGAACAATTATTTGGTAAGCAAAAAGCAAGAGGAATAGATTTAGTATTACATCGTTCTACAATTGTAACAGGTGTTCTATTCTTTGTATTAGCCTTTTTAGCAGCTTACGTTTTACAATAA
- a CDS encoding alpha/beta fold hydrolase: protein MEQSYYLTMQDQTKLHVKQWNPNTNPIGIIQIAHGMAEHISRYQYFAEYFINEGFIVLGNDHRGHGKTGEQHVQGFFADEDGKAIVIQDMYEVMQITKKHYPFLPYYFVGHSMGSFLMRNFIQKYSDCIDGLILTGTGHYPRITSFSGRFLASLLPPHDKSRLMNYLAFGNSNRRIPSPAHKYSWLTRDLEQAVAYEDDPLSGYIPTARFFYDLLDSIHSMLNPILNCNIRKDLPLLLLSGDADPIGRYGKGIWKTANIYHKLGLGNITISIFEDGRHELFNDICRDEAFTMINSWLKAYL from the coding sequence ATGGAACAATCCTATTATTTAACAATGCAAGATCAGACCAAACTACATGTAAAGCAATGGAATCCCAATACAAATCCAATTGGAATCATCCAAATTGCACATGGGATGGCTGAACACATCTCCCGCTATCAATATTTTGCAGAATACTTTATCAATGAAGGTTTTATTGTATTAGGAAATGATCATCGTGGTCATGGTAAAACCGGTGAACAACATGTTCAAGGTTTTTTCGCAGATGAAGATGGAAAAGCAATTGTCATTCAAGATATGTATGAAGTAATGCAAATAACTAAAAAGCATTACCCTTTTCTTCCTTACTATTTTGTCGGTCATAGTATGGGTTCATTTTTAATGCGAAATTTTATTCAAAAATACAGTGATTGCATCGATGGATTAATATTAACCGGTACGGGGCACTATCCAAGAATAACAAGTTTTTCGGGACGATTTCTAGCATCTCTACTCCCACCACATGATAAATCTAGGCTAATGAATTATTTAGCTTTCGGAAATAGTAATAGACGAATTCCTTCCCCAGCACATAAATATAGTTGGTTAACTAGAGATCTAGAACAAGCAGTTGCGTATGAAGACGATCCACTATCAGGATATATACCAACTGCTCGTTTCTTTTATGATCTACTTGATAGTATTCATTCCATGCTAAATCCTATTTTAAATTGTAACATTCGTAAAGATCTTCCTTTACTTTTACTAAGTGGGGATGCAGACCCTATTGGAAGATACGGAAAGGGTATTTGGAAAACTGCAAACATATACCATAAATTAGGATTGGGTAATATTACCATTAGCATCTTTGAAGATGGGCGACATGAATTATTTAATGATATATGTAGAGATGAAGCGTTTACAATGATAAATAGTTGGTTAAAAGCATATCTATAG
- the ptsP gene encoding phosphoenolpyruvate--protein phosphotransferase, translating into MAQNIEGIAASSGIAIAKAYELKTPDLSFERSNIDDPASEITRLDKALEISKQELEKIKAHTLKEIGEEHAEIFSAHLLVLSDPELIGPMQDKINEERINAEAALDEVATMFVEMFKAMDNEYMRERAADIQDVTKRVMSHLLGVTFPDPALIDEQVVVIAEDLTPSDTAQLNREFVKGFATDIGGRTSHSAIMARSLEIPAVVGTKNITSSVQKNDLIIVDGLDGNIIINPSDDEIQTYKQKQADFAKKQQEWAKLKDEPSFTKDGEQVELAANIGTPDDVEGVLNNGGEGVGLYRTEFLYMGKSELPSEDEQFDAYKAVLEKMDGKPVVVRTLDVGGDKEISYLDLPKELNPFLGYRAIRFCLENEHVFRPQLRALLRASAYGNLKIMFPMIATIEEFRQAKALLIEEKESLKNDGIEVSDDIEIGIMVEIPSTAVIAKQFAKEVDFFSIGTNDLIQYTMAADRMNEQVSYLYQPYNPAILNLINTVIEAAHAEDKWVGMCGEMAGDSIAIPLLVGLGLDEFSMSATSILPARTQLLNLSKKELVKAKDQFLAMSTSEEVVAFVKEIME; encoded by the coding sequence ATGGCACAAAATATCGAAGGAATTGCAGCTTCTTCTGGCATTGCAATTGCTAAGGCATACGAACTAAAAACTCCTGATCTGTCATTCGAAAGAAGTAACATAGATGATCCAGCTAGTGAAATTACTCGCCTTGACAAAGCTTTAGAGATTTCTAAACAAGAACTTGAAAAAATCAAAGCGCATACACTCAAAGAAATTGGCGAGGAACACGCGGAAATCTTTTCTGCACATTTATTAGTTTTAAGTGATCCTGAACTGATAGGTCCAATGCAAGACAAAATTAACGAAGAGAGAATAAACGCTGAAGCTGCTTTAGATGAAGTAGCAACAATGTTTGTTGAAATGTTTAAAGCAATGGATAATGAATACATGAGAGAACGTGCAGCTGATATCCAAGACGTTACCAAGCGTGTGATGTCTCACCTTTTAGGTGTCACTTTCCCAGATCCTGCACTTATTGATGAGCAAGTAGTTGTTATTGCAGAAGATTTAACTCCATCGGATACTGCTCAACTAAATCGTGAATTTGTTAAAGGATTTGCAACTGATATTGGCGGTAGAACCTCTCACTCGGCAATAATGGCACGTTCACTAGAAATTCCTGCTGTTGTAGGCACAAAAAATATTACTTCATCCGTACAAAAAAATGATTTAATTATTGTAGATGGATTAGATGGAAATATCATAATTAATCCATCAGACGACGAAATACAAACATATAAACAAAAACAAGCAGATTTCGCCAAAAAACAACAAGAATGGGCAAAACTAAAAGATGAGCCTAGCTTTACGAAAGATGGTGAACAAGTTGAACTTGCCGCTAATATTGGTACTCCTGATGATGTTGAAGGAGTATTAAACAATGGCGGAGAAGGTGTAGGTTTATATAGAACAGAATTTTTATATATGGGTAAATCTGAACTTCCTTCTGAGGACGAGCAATTCGACGCTTATAAAGCAGTTTTAGAAAAGATGGATGGTAAACCTGTAGTAGTTCGTACTTTAGATGTAGGTGGAGATAAGGAAATTAGTTATTTAGATCTTCCAAAAGAGCTAAATCCTTTTCTAGGTTATCGTGCAATTCGTTTCTGCTTAGAGAATGAACATGTATTCCGTCCACAATTACGTGCATTACTTCGTGCTAGTGCTTATGGAAACTTGAAAATTATGTTTCCTATGATTGCTACAATTGAAGAGTTCCGTCAAGCTAAAGCTCTATTAATCGAAGAAAAAGAGTCCTTAAAAAATGATGGAATTGAAGTTTCTGATGATATAGAAATAGGAATTATGGTAGAAATCCCATCTACAGCTGTTATTGCAAAACAATTTGCAAAAGAAGTTGATTTCTTTAGTATCGGTACAAATGACTTGATTCAATACACAATGGCTGCAGATCGTATGAATGAGCAAGTCTCTTATCTATACCAGCCATATAACCCTGCAATTTTAAACTTAATTAATACGGTTATTGAAGCAGCCCATGCTGAAGATAAATGGGTAGGCATGTGCGGTGAAATGGCAGGAGATTCAATTGCTATTCCTTTATTAGTAGGGCTTGGTTTGGACGAGTTCAGTATGAGCGCAACTTCTATACTTCCTGCTAGAACACAATTACTAAACCTAAGTAAAAAAGAATTAGTAAAAGCAAAAGATCAATTCCTAGCAATGAGCACATCAGAAGAAGTAGTGGCATTTGTTAAGGAAATAATGGAATAA
- a CDS encoding nucleoside hydrolase, with protein MVKKVLLFGDIGIDDIITLIYAALDEEIEVVAVVASYGNISREKATNTISYIQDLLNYKDLQVPLILGAQRPMTGEIPKEVSDIHGEYGMGPIIPPINDAEVVENFLQIIDIIEKYEDIYIANIGRLTDLATLFILYEDLMGEVKGIYIMGGAFWVPGNITAVAEANFHGDPVAAQLVMRFATNLTILPLNVSNQAIVTPEMVNYIDQVGQISIVKPMIDYYYDFYKKRDPSIMGSPMHDVLVLMAIKNKDMFQYFSRPIMIVQSLLGEERGQSIADIRPYEDGYYAITETNNHQIAFQMEYQQFFFDFMTIMSSGQFDRSLYKNEK; from the coding sequence ATGGTAAAGAAAGTATTGTTATTTGGTGATATAGGTATTGATGATATTATTACGCTCATTTATGCCGCATTAGATGAAGAAATAGAAGTTGTTGCAGTAGTCGCATCATATGGAAATATAAGTCGTGAGAAAGCCACAAATACAATTAGTTACATACAAGATCTATTAAATTATAAAGATCTACAGGTACCATTAATATTGGGTGCACAGCGTCCAATGACAGGGGAAATACCAAAAGAAGTATCGGATATTCATGGTGAGTACGGTATGGGCCCGATTATTCCTCCTATAAATGATGCGGAGGTAGTTGAAAACTTTTTACAGATAATCGATATAATTGAAAAATATGAAGATATATACATAGCTAATATTGGCAGGCTAACCGACTTAGCAACATTATTTATATTATATGAAGATTTAATGGGAGAAGTAAAAGGAATTTATATTATGGGGGGAGCATTTTGGGTTCCTGGAAATATTACAGCTGTAGCTGAAGCCAATTTTCACGGTGATCCAGTAGCCGCACAATTAGTGATGCGCTTTGCTACTAACCTGACGATCTTACCACTTAATGTATCAAATCAAGCAATAGTTACTCCTGAAATGGTAAATTATATTGATCAGGTCGGACAAATTTCTATTGTAAAGCCAATGATTGATTATTACTATGATTTTTATAAAAAAAGAGATCCGTCAATTATGGGAAGTCCCATGCATGATGTATTAGTATTAATGGCTATAAAAAATAAAGATATGTTTCAATATTTTAGTAGACCGATAATGATTGTCCAATCATTGTTAGGTGAGGAGAGGGGACAAAGTATTGCCGATATACGCCCCTATGAAGATGGATATTATGCTATTACGGAGACAAATAACCATCAAATTGCTTTTCAAATGGAATATCAGCAATTCTTTTTCGATTTTATGACAATTATGTCGAGTGGTCAATTTGATCGGTCGTTATATAAAAATGAAAAATAG
- the eno gene encoding phosphopyruvate hydratase, translated as MPYITDVYAREVLDSRGNPTIEVEIFTESGAFGSAIVPSGASTGEYEAVELRDGDKDRYLGKGVQKAVENVNEVIAPELIGIDVTRQNIIDALMIDLDGTENKGKLGANAILGVSMAAAHAAASYLEVPLYNYLGGFNAKTLPTPMMNILNGGEHADNNVDIQEFMIMPVGAPTFKEALRTGAEIFHALKKVLSSKGYNTAVGDEGGFAPNLGSNEEALQTIVEAIEAAGYKPGEEVKLAMDVAASEIYSDGKYNLKGEGVVRSSEEMVDWYEEMISKYPIISIEDGLDENDWDGFKILTDRLGDKVQLVGDDLFVTNTNKLSKGIDQGIGNSILIKVNQIGTLTETFEAIEMAKRAGYTAVISHRSGETEDVTIADIAVATNAGQIKTGAPSRTDRVAKYNQLLRIEDELAGMGEYGGLASFYNLANK; from the coding sequence ATGCCATATATTACAGATGTTTATGCAAGAGAAGTCCTAGATTCAAGAGGTAATCCAACAATTGAGGTAGAAATTTTTACAGAGTCAGGAGCGTTTGGTTCTGCAATTGTACCAAGCGGAGCTTCAACTGGTGAGTACGAAGCAGTAGAACTTCGTGACGGTGACAAAGATCGTTATTTAGGTAAAGGAGTTCAAAAAGCAGTCGAAAATGTAAATGAAGTAATTGCTCCTGAACTTATTGGTATCGATGTTACTCGTCAAAACATTATTGATGCTTTAATGATCGATTTAGATGGAACTGAAAATAAAGGTAAATTAGGTGCGAACGCAATCCTTGGAGTATCCATGGCAGCAGCACATGCAGCAGCAAGTTATTTAGAAGTACCTTTATACAACTATTTAGGTGGATTCAATGCCAAAACACTACCAACACCAATGATGAACATTTTAAATGGTGGAGAACATGCAGACAACAACGTAGACATACAAGAGTTTATGATTATGCCTGTTGGTGCTCCAACATTTAAAGAAGCATTACGTACCGGTGCAGAAATTTTCCATGCATTGAAAAAAGTACTAAGTTCTAAAGGCTATAACACTGCTGTAGGTGATGAAGGTGGATTTGCTCCGAACTTAGGCTCTAATGAAGAAGCTTTACAAACCATTGTAGAAGCAATTGAAGCTGCTGGTTACAAGCCAGGAGAAGAAGTGAAACTTGCTATGGACGTAGCTGCTTCTGAAATCTACAGTGATGGTAAGTATAACCTTAAAGGTGAAGGCGTTGTTCGTTCTTCTGAAGAAATGGTAGACTGGTATGAAGAAATGATTTCTAAATACCCAATAATCTCTATTGAAGATGGATTAGATGAAAATGACTGGGATGGTTTCAAAATCCTAACTGATCGTCTTGGTGATAAAGTTCAATTAGTTGGAGATGACTTGTTCGTAACAAATACGAATAAACTTTCTAAAGGTATCGACCAAGGTATTGGTAACTCTATCTTAATTAAAGTAAACCAAATCGGAACACTAACAGAAACATTTGAAGCAATTGAAATGGCAAAACGCGCTGGCTATACAGCTGTCATCTCTCACCGATCTGGTGAAACTGAAGATGTTACAATTGCTGATATTGCAGTAGCAACAAACGCTGGACAAATCAAAACAGGCGCACCGTCTCGTACTGATCGTGTAGCAAAATATAACCAACTACTTCGTATTGAAGATGAATTAGCTGGTATGGGTGAGTATGGTGGGTTAGCTTCTTTCTACAATTTAGCTAACAAATAA
- the gpmI gene encoding 2,3-bisphosphoglycerate-independent phosphoglycerate mutase, producing the protein MSQEKLAALIILDGFAIRDEVKGNAVKQAKTPNFDRYWNQYAHNQLEASGKAVGLPDGQMGNSEVGHLNIGAGRIVYQSLTRVNVSIDEGDFYEIDAFIKSVEHAKKNDKALHLFGLLSDGGVHSHINHLFALLRLAKKHGLENVFVHAFLDGRDVGPKTANKYIKETQAVMDELGVGQFATISGRYYSMDRDKRWDRVKKCYDAMVYGEGPSYKSAQEVVDDNYDNEIYDEFVIPSVITDENDEPVATIKDEDSIIFYNFRPDRAIQISRTFANEDFRDFDRGDKAPKKLDFVMLTNFSETVDGYVAYQPVNLDNTIGEVLAQNNLNQLRIAETEKYPHVTFFMSGGREKEFPGEKRILIDSPKVATYDLKPEMSAYEVTDALIEELDKGEQNAIILNFANPDMVGHSGKLQPTIDAIEAVDECLGKVIEKITELGGHAIITADHGNSDEVITLEDKPMTAHTTNPVPVIVTKDDIELRDGGILADLSPTLLDLLGVDKPKEMTGNSLIKK; encoded by the coding sequence ATGAGTCAAGAAAAATTAGCTGCATTAATCATTCTTGATGGATTCGCGATTCGTGATGAAGTAAAAGGAAATGCAGTCAAACAAGCAAAAACTCCTAATTTTGACCGTTATTGGAATCAATATGCGCATAATCAGCTTGAGGCTTCTGGAAAAGCTGTTGGATTACCAGATGGACAAATGGGTAATTCTGAAGTTGGACATTTGAACATTGGTGCTGGCCGTATTGTATATCAAAGTCTTACTCGTGTGAATGTGTCCATCGACGAAGGTGACTTCTACGAGATTGATGCATTTATCAAATCAGTAGAACATGCAAAGAAAAATGACAAAGCGCTTCACCTATTTGGATTATTATCTGATGGTGGGGTGCATAGTCATATTAATCATCTATTCGCATTGCTGCGTTTAGCGAAGAAACACGGTTTAGAGAATGTATTTGTACATGCGTTCTTAGACGGTCGTGATGTTGGACCGAAAACAGCAAACAAATATATCAAAGAAACACAAGCTGTGATGGACGAATTAGGAGTTGGTCAATTCGCTACCATTTCTGGTCGTTACTATTCCATGGATCGTGACAAGCGTTGGGATCGTGTGAAGAAATGTTATGATGCAATGGTATATGGTGAGGGTCCATCATATAAGAGCGCTCAAGAAGTTGTAGATGACAACTATGATAATGAAATTTATGATGAGTTTGTAATTCCATCTGTAATTACAGATGAAAATGATGAACCTGTGGCTACGATCAAGGATGAAGATTCTATTATCTTCTATAATTTCCGTCCAGATCGTGCAATCCAAATTTCTAGAACATTTGCGAATGAGGATTTCCGTGACTTTGATCGAGGAGATAAAGCTCCAAAAAAACTAGACTTCGTTATGTTGACCAACTTTAGTGAAACAGTAGATGGATATGTTGCCTATCAACCAGTAAATTTAGATAATACCATTGGAGAAGTTTTAGCACAAAACAACTTAAACCAATTACGTATTGCAGAAACGGAAAAATATCCACATGTCACTTTCTTTATGAGTGGTGGACGTGAAAAAGAATTTCCTGGTGAAAAGCGTATTCTAATTGACTCGCCCAAAGTCGCAACCTATGATCTAAAACCTGAGATGAGTGCGTATGAAGTTACTGATGCACTAATAGAGGAATTAGATAAAGGAGAACAAAATGCAATTATCTTGAATTTTGCCAACCCAGATATGGTTGGGCATTCAGGAAAATTACAACCGACTATCGATGCTATTGAAGCAGTGGATGAATGTTTAGGTAAAGTAATTGAAAAAATTACTGAATTGGGTGGTCATGCAATTATAACTGCAGACCATGGTAATTCCGATGAAGTTATCACTTTGGAAGATAAACCAATGACTGCTCATACAACAAATCCAGTACCTGTTATTGTGACCAAAGATGATATAGAGTTACGTGATGGTGGAATCTTAGCAGATTTATCTCCAACACTACTTGATTTGTTAGGTGTAGATAAACCGAAAGAAATGACAGGAAATAGTCTTATTAAAAAATAA
- the tpiA gene encoding triose-phosphate isomerase, translated as MRKKVIAGNWKMNKVLSEAGEFMDLIVPKAPKGNVEAIVCAPFPFLPKLVEQAKGSEVKVAAQNMHFEDSGAFTGEVSPVMLKDLGVTHVVLGHSERRELFAETDELVNKKTKAAFAHDLTPIVCVGETLDQREANETMNIVGEQVKQAVAGLSNEQVAETIIAYEPVWAIGTGKTATSEQANEVCTEIRKVVAEVTSTEIAEKVIIQYGGSVKPANVDELLAQSDIDGALVGGASLDPESFLQLVEAGTK; from the coding sequence ATGCGTAAAAAAGTAATTGCTGGTAACTGGAAAATGAATAAAGTACTATCTGAAGCAGGAGAATTTATGGATTTGATAGTACCAAAAGCTCCAAAAGGAAATGTAGAAGCAATTGTATGTGCACCATTCCCTTTCTTACCAAAATTAGTAGAACAAGCGAAGGGATCAGAAGTAAAGGTAGCTGCGCAAAACATGCATTTTGAAGATTCTGGTGCTTTTACTGGAGAAGTTAGCCCAGTGATGTTGAAAGATTTAGGTGTAACACATGTTGTACTTGGTCATTCAGAAAGAAGAGAACTATTTGCTGAAACTGACGAATTAGTAAATAAGAAAACGAAAGCAGCATTTGCTCATGACCTAACCCCAATTGTTTGTGTGGGCGAAACACTGGATCAACGTGAAGCAAATGAAACAATGAACATTGTTGGAGAACAAGTAAAGCAAGCAGTTGCTGGTCTTTCAAATGAACAAGTTGCTGAAACTATTATTGCTTATGAACCAGTATGGGCAATCGGTACAGGAAAAACAGCTACAAGTGAACAAGCGAATGAAGTTTGCACTGAAATCCGTAAAGTTGTAGCTGAAGTAACTTCAACAGAAATAGCTGAAAAAGTAATTATTCAATATGGCGGGAGTGTAAAACCTGCTAATGTAGATGAGTTATTAGCTCAATCTGATATTGATGGAGCATTAGTTGGGGGAGCAAGTCTCGATCCTGAATCATTCCTACAATTAGTGGAGGCAGGTACAAAATGA